Proteins encoded within one genomic window of Cucumis sativus cultivar 9930 chromosome 3, Cucumber_9930_V3, whole genome shotgun sequence:
- the LOC101217104 gene encoding 60S ribosomal protein L12-1, translating to MPPKLDPSQVVEVFVRVTGGEVGAASSLAPKIGPLGLSPKKIGEDIAKETAKEWKGLRVTVKLTVQNRQAKVSVVPSAAALVIKALKEPERDRKKTKNIKHNGNISLDDVIEIARVMRPRSMAKDLSGSVKEILGTCVSVGCTVDGKDPKDLQQEISDGDVEIPQD from the coding sequence ATGCCTCCGAAGTTGGACCCTAGTCAGGTCGTTGAAGTCTTCGTTCGCGTCACCGGAGGTGAGGTCGGAGCCGCTAGTTCTCTCGCTCCCAAGATCGGTCCTCTCGGTCTTTCCCCTAAGAAGATTGGAGAAGACATTGCTAAAGAGACCGCCAAGGAATGGAAAGGTCTTAGGGTTACTGTAAAGCTCACCGTCCAAAATCGTCAGGCGAAGGTCTCCGTTGTTCCTTCTGCGGCGGCTTTGGTAATTAAGGCTTTGAAGGAGCCGGAACGTGACAGGAAGAAAACTAAGAACATCAAGCATAATGGGAATATTTCTCTTGATGATGTGATTGAGATTGCTAGGGTTATGCGGCCCAGGTCGATGGCTAAGGATCTCTCTGGCTCCGTCAAGGAGATTCTTGGTACTTGTGTGTCTGTTGGCTGTACTGTCGATGGCAAGGACCCGAAGGATCTTCAACAGGAGATTTCTGATGGCGATGTTGAAATCCCCCAAGATTGA
- the LOC101217342 gene encoding uncharacterized protein LOC101217342, with amino-acid sequence MASRRGGLGFGFGFHSKPNYIYPASDSLRCSESSTDNNLFEFDESDIWTSATTTAPTPPMESRKIFPISKKLPKRSGSAATAVEKAVKASSSLPVNIPDWSKILQKDQNKHGRRAVADEDFDDSDDGDDDDIRRAPPHEYLARRRGDSFSVHEGIGRTLKGRDLRMVRNAIWKKTGFED; translated from the coding sequence ATGGCGTCAAGGAGAGGCGGCTTAGGATTCGGCTTCGGTTTTCACTCCAAACCCAACTACATCTATCCGGCGTCGGACTCACTTCGCTGTTCTGAATCATCTACCGATAATAACCTCTTTGAATTCGACGAATCGGATATTTGGACATCCGCTACTACTACTGCTCCAACTCCCCCGATGGAATCGAGAAAGATCTTTCCGATCTCCAAGAAACTTCCCAAGAGGAGTGGCTCTGCTGCCACAGCGGTGGAGAAGGCGGTGAAGGCGTCTTCGTCATTGCCGGTCAACATTCCGGATTGGTCGAAGATTCTGCAGAAGGATCAGAACAAGCACGGGCGGAGAGCGGTGGCGGACGAGGATTTTGATGATAGTGACGACGGGGATGACGACGACATTCGACGGGCACCGCCGCATGAGTATTTGGCCAGACGGCGAGGTGATTCGTTTTCGGTTCATGAAGGGATCGGAAGAACGCTGAAGGGAAGGGATTTGAGAATGGTGAGAAATGCAATTTGGAAAAAAACTGGGTTCgaagattaa